The Podarcis muralis chromosome 8, rPodMur119.hap1.1, whole genome shotgun sequence genomic sequence agtcctaaatggcctcggcccagtatacctgaaggagcatctccacccccatcgttcagcccggacactgaggtccagctccgagaaccttctggcggttccctcattgcaagaagtgaaactacagggaaccaggcagagggccttctcggtagtggcgcccgccctgtggaacacccacccatcagatgtcaaggaaataaacaactatctgacttttagaagacatctgaaggcagccctgtttagggaagtttttcatgtgttcCTGATGTCTCTcccaaatcttccagcattctgATTCATTGGATCCCCCAGGTCCAAGTAATATGTGTTTCCCTTTCAACTTTCTCCACGCAACACTGGCTGCCGAAATGATTACACAAAATCTGTATTCTTGGGCCAAACACACGAACGTCTGTTGAGAAATCAGCGTGCAACATCCATATACATCCATCACCTTTAGATGTGTAGAAATGTTCTTTGAATGTTATGAAAACACACTCATTTGCAAAACCTTCAGAAAGACAAGCTTTTTCTCTCAATGTTCTTGGGTTTTGGATAACTAGAAATGAATTTTCTCTTCGGAGTTTTGTGTGATTCCCCACATGGCATGATGAATGAACCCATTTCCAATACATCAAGGGTCATTTTCAACCGAGACAAAGTTCCAAATCCATATCTTTCTATATCCTAAGCAATTCAGTCATTTTCCTACAAAATATGCCAAAAGAAGCACTGTCTACACACACAGTGAATaactggcattaaaaaaaaataaattctaaataGTACTACTTTTTTTTACCATTTCCAGGCCAGTGGTGTCATCAGTGATGTCATCAGGGAGGAGTATAAACATGCTGAGGTCATTGTTGACATATTGGAGCTCAAGAATCTGAGTCTTCACTTCTTTTATGTAGTTCCAATTGAAGTTACCGTGCTGGAACATCATCTTCACCGGCTTACTTGTTCGCTGCAATATGACAAATATGCTTTCATGTCCATGAGCCTTAAACTTCATGGGGgaactggggggaaatgcattttaTATATGCTATTTGGAGAAGAGATCTCTCTCCCTTACATTACTTCACAGTGCAGAACAAGGTACATGATACCATCCTAGGCATGGCAATAGACTATAGTAGCTTGAAGTGCCTTATTGCCTTTTTTTATTCAGCAGTATGAAATTATTTACCTTGTTAAGTCTGAAGGGCTGCTGTGTTGTGTCTTGTTTCTTAAATGGCTTTGCCCAGTTTCCTCTGAAGTACAGTGCATTTACCAAGATCAGCTGGGTAAGTGAATCGATAGACCCCTCATTCAACAGATTCTGTATTTTACCttgtttgggagaagaaataggagagagaaagaagtcaTCATATGTTTTGTCAGCTGCATACATCTGAAAAAGTGTAGGGTTTTCTTTAGATAACAAGAAATGTGACTTTACCTTAAAACTTTCTGTGGACTTGCCCCAACCTATCTTTCTAATGTTTTgctaaatatacacatttttgcacaacATTTCCCGCTACAAGAATGCATTTTCTATTTCACCAATATGTGTgtttttgccaacctagcagtttgaaagcacgtcaaagtgcaagtagataaataggtgccactccagcgggaaggtaaacggcgtttccgtgcgctgctctggttcgccagaagcagcttagtcatgctggccacatgacccggaagctgtacaccagctccctcgaccaataaagcaagctgagcgccgcaaccccagagtcggtcacaactggacctaatggtcaggggtccctttacctttttacagtggtacctcgggttacatacgcttcaggttacagactccgctaacccagaaatagtgctctgtAAAACTGCTCGGCTGAGGCAAGGGCAGCTGCACACTCCTCAGCCAAGCAGCTTaaagaagcagaggaagaaaGAAGCTGTACTGGCACATCACAGATTCAGCTTGATCCTCCCTCTGCTGGGGCAGAGTGCAATGGCTGTTTCACCAGCGGTATATTGCCCggtcctgggcgatatatcaatatatcgcccaggcctaTAGCAGAGcaaccattttgtttttgttttttccaaaaaaattattggttttctCTTATAATACACAAACATAAACACAGAAAAGAACATTACATTTAACACAACTTAAAaacttaacaacaataaaaatgcaaaagataaaataagattcccccccccttcttattcCCTGGTATATTTACATTGCTAGAAGACTTCCTCGACACCTTCCAATCTGAATTTCATCATAACACATATTTAGCAGTTCCCAATTTCGAGGAGAAGCCATTTTGAGCTCACCTTCTGTCTGGTGTTCAACCCAAGAATTGATCTCTTTTCTGACTTCTTCCGCAGTTTCTTGAAAGTTTACTGTTTGTGGCTCTGCATTATAGTATTTCTTCATTGACAATATGAAttccttaaaggtaaaaaaaTACTCTTAAGGCATTGCAGCCATGCCAACGAGGGTGAAACCAAAGTTTACAGGATACTAAGATCATCCTACACACAGAGAAGCAAATTAAAATTTTGAATACACTCCTATTGTTGTAATAGGCAGTTATTCCACGTTTTTATTAAATTCTCAACTCTGATCCCAGGGTCACATCTACAGGCTCCACTCACTTTTTGGAAAGGCACCGATTTGTCTGCATATAGCTGGTTGACACTTCGAAGCAGAAAATGTTTTGTAGGTTTGTTGATTTCTTGACTAAGTTCCAGGAATCTTGAATGTATGTTGCTTGATGTTTTAGGAGAGGGCTTAAACAGAGAATTGCAACATTGATTAATCCCACATTCAGCCATTACCTCTTACTGCAGTTTGTTTTGTCCCTGCATTATCTCTTATTTATCCCCCTTAGGCCACACATTTATGTTAACCCGCATTGTCAACACATCTTgcctcctttcccctttccccttcttttcccgtGGTCAGAATTTGAAATTCACAATTCTCTGGATTTTGTGATTCACTTCTCCAACCAAAGAAGTGTTCATAGCAGCGGTAAATTTGCCTAAAATGCAGATATTAGTAAAAAATAATATCAGATGCATTGAGTGAGGGGAAATTGCCTGCAAAAAAAGTATGTGAGAGGCAAAACTGCATCTAAAAAGATGTATGTTAGGAGAATGCCGATGAGGCGGACTCATGAAAATCCCAAgcagatgcagaaatgtggagaactttatCAAAAATTgggaaaaattagaaaccaaaattgatagaTTCTCCTGTCTCCACAACAGATGCAATAAGGAACCACTGCTGGAATAGGGTTTTAACATGCAAACAGCTCCACTTGTGTGAAGGCTCTTAATCTTTTCCTTGTTAGCTACAAGATGAAGCAAACAGTTCTCTAAAGTTTGTCTGGGGAGGTTAATACCTTTTTAAGTTTCCATGTGGAACTGGGGTGTGGTCTGCGCCAGTTATTTCCCTTGGAATATATCCCAGAAAAGCATACCCAGATACCCATATCTAGGTTTCTCCATGACAAGATACATCCGGAAAGACTTAAGAATGCCCAAGTCATATTCATTGCAATGGATGTAAATGGGAATATATGCTTAAGTTCCACTGTTCTTTTATTGCAGCTTATATTTCTGTTGACTCTAAGACATCCAGATTTCTGTCAAGTAACAAAGCAGTGTTGTTAAAAGAGACTATGGCTGCTTCCCTATGCACACTTAGCTGGGAGTAATTTCTTACAATCTTGCttgccagcagtggcgtagcgtggggggtgcagggggggccggctgcaccgggcgcaacatctgggggggggggcgcggaagagactcgagtgctaaaatccacgggttagggggcgcaaattacttgccttgccccgggtgctgacaacccacgctacgccactgcttgccaGTAAACATCCATATATTCAAGCTGCATGTAACTCAATTGCCAATGAATGTACATTGCATGGTATTTTTAAAGGGAGGGGAGATGTGTCATGGTTGCTCTGTCACATAACAGTGATAACTATTCTCTCTGTGCTTATCCACATACTTGATGGTTTAAAGTGTTGGGTTTTTTGAAAGCTAAAATTGTATCAACTAGGACATTCTTTCCAAATCGCCAAGTGAACTAGGACAAAGTAGACTGGAAAAGAAGTTAACACCAAAgtctgtttaaaacaaaaaacaaaaaacctggccTGCATACATTCGTCTGAGATGAACTTTGGTTTTTCCAAAAATTACCTTCTGAATAGCGATGCAGGGGTTATTCAACAGCTCCTCCATTTTGGAGTACACGCGTGGGTGTCTCATAGCATGGGCAGTTTCACTTCTCCCAGATTTGTTAAAGTGAAGCACCTGCATTTAAAACAAACCCAAAGAAAAACATAAGCAATAAGAAGTTGTTACGTGAGGCGTATAAA encodes the following:
- the LOC114600973 gene encoding plasminogen activator inhibitor 2-like; translation: MEELSTANGGFAIDFFKHVCKAQSNKNILFSPWSISSVMATLYLGAKGHTAEQIAEVLHFNKSGRSETAHAMRHPRVYSKMEELLNNPCIAIQKPSPKTSSNIHSRFLELSQEINKPTKHFLLRSVNQLYADKSVPFQKEFILSMKKYYNAEPQTVNFQETAEEVRKEINSWVEHQTEGKIQNLLNEGSIDSLTQLILVNALYFRGNWAKPFKKQDTTQQPFRLNKRTSKPVKMMFQHGNFNWNYIKEVKTQILELQYVNNDLSMFILLPDDITDDTTGLEMLENKLTYEALSKWTSPEEMEEIEANVYLPRTQLEDHYELKRALTSMGITDAFTVGQANFTAMSEKRNLILSQVFHKCFVDINEEGTEAAASTGATIDGRSTAGATLFAADHPFLFFIRHNETKSILFWGRFCCP